One window of Deltaproteobacteria bacterium genomic DNA carries:
- a CDS encoding amidohydrolase family protein, with translation MTDASGDAAGECAWVRYARADMIFAGVFERHPRLCVGSVEREASWVAHWLKRMDYTYKERPVYRGYQSKEGFLPSDYWRRNLFAVFQEDEATVQLRHLIGIENLLWGNDFPHSESIWPRSREFLATMLAGVPEEEMRKLTCDNAARIFHFSL, from the coding sequence GTGACAGATGCATCTGGCGACGCAGCGGGCGAATGTGCCTGGGTGCGGTACGCAAGGGCGGACATGATTTTTGCCGGCGTGTTTGAGCGGCACCCCCGGTTGTGTGTGGGCTCGGTGGAGCGTGAAGCGTCGTGGGTGGCGCACTGGTTAAAACGGATGGACTACACGTACAAGGAACGGCCCGTCTACCGTGGCTATCAGTCCAAAGAAGGGTTCTTGCCCAGCGATTATTGGCGGCGCAATTTGTTTGCCGTGTTCCAAGAAGATGAGGCGACTGTCCAACTGCGACACCTCATCGGCATCGAGAACTTACTGTGGGGCAATGACTTCCCGCATTCCGAATCGATCTGGCCCCGGTCCAGGGAATTCCTGGCTACGATGTTAGCTGGTGTTCCGGAGGAGGAAATGCGGAAGCTGACATGCGACAACGCGGCGCGGATTTTCCACTTTTCTTTGTAG
- a CDS encoding CoA transferase, translating to MAEQTLLTGYKVLDFTHALAGPTTTRLMAEMGAEVIKVEQAPYGDPARLTPVIRHKRSAYFVQHNLGKQGMCVNLKTDAGREIIRALVPHMDVVVENYSPGVMGRMGFGYEDLKRLNPRLIMCSISVLGQTGPLAHLPGFDYIAQAYAGITEMIGEPTQSPVIPTTSMGDVSTGVHALAAIACALLHRERTGEGQYIDVSLLDAYIHKHDANFELYDASHGQIVPTRGGAHHTVVAPCGVFRAAQGYVLLIAILDHHWRSLTQVMGRPELYQDPRFRTMTDRVQHRDALTAEIERWLQSFPDRDAALAALEREHVPVAPVLTIPEVMQQPHFLERGAVRSVSDRVFGTLRLPGFPFRFSAKRESRPLIAPDLGEHNEAVLTQYLGYDADRVAHLTATGVLVFQRSGE from the coding sequence ATGGCTGAACAGACGTTGCTGACAGGATATAAAGTGCTGGACTTCACCCACGCCCTTGCCGGCCCCACGACCACGCGGTTGATGGCGGAGATGGGCGCGGAGGTCATCAAGGTCGAGCAAGCTCCCTATGGCGACCCAGCCCGGCTGACGCCGGTCATTCGGCACAAGCGCAGCGCCTATTTTGTGCAACATAACCTGGGCAAGCAGGGCATGTGTGTCAATCTCAAGACTGACGCAGGCCGTGAGATCATACGGGCGCTGGTGCCGCATATGGATGTCGTGGTGGAGAACTACAGCCCTGGAGTGATGGGCCGCATGGGATTCGGCTATGAGGACCTGAAGCGACTGAACCCGCGCTTGATCATGTGTTCGATCTCGGTGTTGGGTCAAACCGGACCGCTGGCCCATTTGCCAGGCTTCGATTACATCGCGCAAGCGTATGCCGGCATCACCGAGATGATCGGCGAGCCGACACAATCCCCTGTTATCCCCACGACGTCAATGGGTGACGTCAGCACCGGCGTCCATGCCTTGGCGGCGATTGCCTGTGCGCTGTTGCATCGAGAACGCACGGGAGAAGGGCAGTACATCGATGTGTCGCTGCTCGACGCCTATATCCACAAGCACGACGCGAATTTCGAACTGTACGACGCCAGTCACGGCCAAATCGTGCCTACGCGCGGTGGCGCGCATCACACCGTGGTGGCGCCCTGTGGCGTGTTTCGAGCTGCACAGGGCTATGTTTTGCTTATTGCCATTCTCGATCATCATTGGCGGAGCTTGACCCAGGTGATGGGCCGACCCGAGCTGTACCAAGACCCACGGTTTCGCACCATGACCGATCGGGTGCAACATAGAGACGCCCTTACTGCTGAAATTGAGAGGTGGTTGCAATCTTTCCCTGACCGTGACGCCGCCTTGGCGGCCTTGGAGCGGGAGCATGTCCCGGTTGCTCCTGTGCTGACGATTCCCGAGGTCATGCAACAGCCGCATTTTCTTGAGCGGGGCGCGGTGCGGTCGGTGTCGGATCGGGTGTTTGGAACGCTGCGGCTGCCTGGCTTTCCCTTTCGTTTCTCCGCCAAGCGCGAGTCTCGTCCACTGATCGCCCCTGACTTGGGTGAACATAACGAAGCGGTGCTGACGCAGTATTTGGGCTACGATGCAGACCGCGTTGCTCACTTGACCGCTACCGGCGTGTTAGTGTTTCAACGGTCGGGGGAGTAG
- a CDS encoding NAD(P)/FAD-dependent oxidoreductase, whose amino-acid sequence MSQTVTQSQSNRVPTAEELGFDPGTLREKYAAERAKRLRADANSQYQEITGQFTHYNADPYVEPGFTRPALQEELDVVIVGGGFGGMLAAARLQEVGITAFRIVEKAGDFGGTWYWNRYPGAQCDVEGYLYLPLLEELGYIPKERYSFAPEIFAHAQRIGKHFNLYERACFQTKVKEARWDEEAGRWTVTTDRGDVFQTRFVIMSSGPLNKPKLPGIPGIETFKGHTFHTSRWDYNYTGGDTTGGLHKLHDKRVGIIGTGATAIQCIPHLGEQAQQLYVFQRTPSSVDERNNTPTNPEWAKTLKPGWQTYRNRNFTALLDGVRVEGDEVGDKWTSPLKKLGDLLNSKSSDLSGAEKALLAEIADFQKMNEIRGRVSSNVHDSATAEALKPWFGQWCKRPTFNDEYLPIFNRPNVKLVDTKGQGVDRVTEHGVVVDGVEYEVDCLIFATGFEVGTAYTRRAEFGMYGRNGVSLADAWANGMRTYHGFLSHGFPNCFHMGLTQTGLTANFTYMLDNQAQHVAALITQVNSRKAKSIEPTPEAEAEWVQLVTGPNMMTKYQNVCTPGYYNGEGTNEGQGFLQAVYPHGALAFYDMLARWREQGDFEGLVVK is encoded by the coding sequence ATGAGTCAAACCGTAACCCAATCCCAATCGAACCGCGTACCGACTGCCGAGGAACTCGGCTTTGATCCCGGTACCCTACGCGAGAAGTACGCCGCCGAGCGTGCAAAACGTCTACGCGCGGACGCGAACAGCCAATATCAGGAAATCACCGGCCAGTTCACGCACTACAATGCGGACCCCTACGTCGAGCCGGGCTTCACCCGCCCTGCGTTGCAAGAAGAACTCGATGTGGTGATCGTCGGCGGCGGCTTTGGGGGCATGTTAGCGGCGGCGCGGCTGCAAGAGGTCGGGATCACAGCCTTTCGTATCGTCGAGAAAGCCGGGGATTTTGGTGGGACCTGGTACTGGAACCGCTATCCCGGCGCTCAATGTGACGTCGAAGGGTATCTCTATCTGCCCCTGCTCGAAGAGCTCGGCTACATCCCGAAGGAACGCTACTCCTTTGCCCCGGAGATCTTTGCTCACGCGCAACGGATCGGCAAGCACTTCAATCTGTACGAACGGGCCTGCTTCCAGACGAAAGTCAAGGAGGCCCGCTGGGATGAGGAAGCAGGACGCTGGACCGTCACCACCGATCGCGGCGATGTGTTCCAGACGCGCTTTGTGATCATGTCGAGTGGGCCACTGAACAAGCCCAAGTTGCCGGGGATTCCAGGGATCGAGACGTTCAAAGGGCATACCTTCCACACCAGTCGCTGGGACTACAATTACACGGGTGGGGATACCACTGGAGGGTTACACAAACTCCATGACAAACGCGTAGGCATCATTGGGACAGGAGCCACGGCGATTCAGTGCATACCACATCTCGGGGAGCAGGCGCAGCAGCTCTATGTCTTTCAGCGCACGCCGTCCTCCGTGGACGAACGCAACAACACGCCCACTAATCCGGAATGGGCGAAGACGCTCAAGCCCGGATGGCAGACCTATCGGAACCGCAACTTCACCGCCCTCTTGGACGGGGTGCGCGTCGAGGGAGATGAGGTTGGCGACAAGTGGACCAGCCCGCTCAAGAAGCTCGGCGATCTGCTCAACAGCAAAAGCTCGGATCTCTCCGGCGCAGAAAAAGCGCTCTTGGCGGAGATCGCCGACTTTCAGAAGATGAACGAGATTCGCGGGCGCGTGTCTTCGAACGTGCACGACTCGGCGACGGCTGAAGCGCTCAAGCCGTGGTTCGGACAATGGTGCAAGCGTCCAACCTTCAACGACGAGTACCTCCCCATCTTTAATCGACCCAACGTCAAGCTCGTGGACACGAAGGGGCAGGGGGTCGATCGCGTGACCGAGCACGGAGTGGTAGTGGATGGGGTTGAGTACGAAGTGGACTGCTTGATCTTCGCGACGGGGTTCGAGGTCGGGACAGCCTACACGCGACGGGCCGAGTTCGGGATGTACGGCCGTAACGGCGTGTCTCTCGCCGACGCCTGGGCAAACGGGATGCGCACCTACCACGGTTTCCTGAGCCACGGGTTTCCGAACTGTTTCCACATGGGGCTCACGCAGACCGGCCTCACGGCGAACTTCACCTACATGCTCGATAATCAGGCCCAGCACGTCGCCGCGCTCATCACGCAGGTCAATAGTCGCAAAGCGAAATCAATCGAGCCGACCCCCGAAGCTGAGGCGGAGTGGGTGCAGCTCGTGACCGGACCGAACATGATGACGAAGTACCAAAACGTCTGCACGCCGGGATACTACAACGGCGAGGGGACCAACGAGGGGCAGGGGTTCCTCCAAGCCGTGTACCCTCATGGCGCGCTGGCCTTTTACGACATGCTCGCCCGCTGGCGTGAACAAGGAGATTTTGAGGGTCTCGTTGTGAAGTAG
- a CDS encoding Rieske 2Fe-2S domain-containing protein yields MGTVRTEIDYAALVKDDRAHGRVYTDPAIFEEEMDKIFSRGWVYVGHAGEIPNPGDFRLRPIGRQSVIMVRDDDGQVRLLMNRCTHRANAVCQVERGTAKMFRCAYHGWTYRNSGELTSVTYADRYDESFRKEDYGLRGVPRLGLYRDFVFGSLSPVGMTLDEHLGPRVKEQLDLFIDLSPAGELDVTAGVHKYGYRANWKFQVENSMDGYHGNFVHQSFFDNIRRRTGINLTDLGSSQSPAQTRDLGNGHVMIDFRPYNKANGPRLRAIIPTTTSGQAYRDALLARHGQARVEELLTAGGTHLLVFPNLILIGVQIRVIRPVKIDETEVFLYPTLLKGAPSELNAARLRGHEAFYGPAGGGATDDLEMFERNQIGLSAQVDPWLLLARGRHQEHQDRDGAVVGQITDEVTQRGIWRQWRKVMSQGVEVPTRRRGNGNGTVRRATALR; encoded by the coding sequence ATGGGAACCGTACGAACCGAGATTGATTACGCCGCACTCGTCAAGGACGACCGCGCGCATGGGCGAGTGTATACGGACCCAGCCATCTTCGAGGAAGAGATGGACAAAATCTTCTCTCGGGGGTGGGTCTATGTCGGCCATGCCGGCGAGATTCCCAACCCCGGGGACTTCCGCCTGCGGCCGATCGGACGGCAGTCGGTCATCATGGTGCGGGATGACGACGGCCAAGTGCGGCTACTGATGAACCGCTGCACCCACCGAGCCAACGCCGTCTGCCAAGTCGAACGGGGCACCGCCAAGATGTTCCGCTGCGCTTATCATGGCTGGACCTACCGCAACAGCGGAGAGCTGACGAGCGTGACCTATGCGGATCGCTACGACGAGTCGTTCCGGAAGGAAGACTACGGGCTACGCGGAGTGCCGCGCCTGGGCCTGTACCGCGACTTCGTCTTCGGCAGCTTGAGCCCGGTGGGGATGACGTTAGACGAACACTTAGGCCCACGGGTCAAGGAACAGCTCGATCTGTTCATTGACCTCTCGCCGGCGGGCGAATTGGATGTCACAGCGGGAGTCCACAAATATGGATACCGGGCGAACTGGAAATTTCAGGTCGAAAATAGCATGGACGGGTACCATGGGAATTTCGTCCATCAGAGCTTCTTCGACAATATCCGGCGGCGGACTGGAATCAATCTGACCGATTTGGGGAGCAGTCAGTCCCCAGCCCAGACCCGGGACCTGGGGAATGGTCATGTGATGATCGATTTTCGCCCTTACAATAAGGCCAATGGACCCCGCCTGCGCGCGATCATCCCGACCACGACGTCGGGACAGGCGTACCGGGACGCCCTGCTTGCCCGGCATGGCCAAGCGCGGGTGGAGGAATTGCTCACCGCAGGCGGCACGCATCTGTTGGTGTTTCCCAATCTGATTCTCATCGGCGTGCAAATCCGTGTGATCCGACCAGTGAAAATAGACGAGACCGAAGTCTTCCTCTATCCGACTCTATTGAAAGGGGCGCCGTCCGAGCTGAACGCGGCACGACTGCGCGGCCACGAAGCGTTCTACGGTCCGGCTGGCGGCGGCGCGACCGACGATCTGGAGATGTTCGAGCGCAATCAGATTGGTCTCAGCGCCCAGGTCGATCCCTGGCTGCTGCTGGCTCGGGGTCGTCACCAAGAGCACCAGGATAGGGATGGTGCAGTCGTCGGCCAAATCACCGATGAGGTGACGCAGCGCGGCATCTGGCGGCAGTGGAGGAAAGTGATGTCACAGGGGGTCGAAGTCCCGACTCGTCGGCGTGGGAACGGCAATGGCACAGTCCGACGGGCGACCGCTTTAAGATAG
- a CDS encoding SDR family oxidoreductase produces MAGLVQGKIALVTGGGSGIGRATALALAKEGAKVAVSDIVVAGGEETVRLIQAAGGEATFLKADVAKAAEVEALINKVVETYGRLDCAFNNAGIEGAMTTTVDCSEENFDRTIAVNLKGVWLCMKHEIPQMLKQGGGAIVNTASVAGLIGFQGLPAYVASKHGVNGLTKTAALEYAKAGIRVNAVCPGVIHTPMLDRLFSSQPGAGEAITAMEPVGRLGKPEEIAAAAVWLLSDAASFVTGLPMAVDGGLIAQ; encoded by the coding sequence ATGGCAGGATTGGTGCAAGGGAAAATCGCGTTGGTCACCGGTGGCGGGTCGGGCATCGGCCGCGCCACGGCGCTCGCCCTCGCTAAAGAAGGAGCGAAAGTGGCGGTATCTGACATCGTCGTGGCCGGTGGGGAAGAAACGGTGCGTCTTATCCAGGCTGCCGGCGGAGAGGCCACATTCCTCAAAGCCGACGTAGCAAAAGCCGCTGAAGTCGAGGCGCTGATCAACAAGGTCGTGGAGACTTACGGTCGCTTGGACTGCGCGTTCAATAATGCCGGCATTGAAGGCGCCATGACAACGACGGTCGACTGTAGCGAGGAGAACTTCGACCGCACCATCGCCGTGAATCTGAAAGGGGTGTGGCTGTGCATGAAGCACGAGATTCCACAGATGCTCAAGCAGGGTGGCGGCGCGATTGTCAACACGGCGTCAGTGGCCGGTCTGATCGGGTTCCAGGGACTGCCAGCGTATGTCGCGAGCAAACACGGCGTGAATGGACTCACCAAGACGGCGGCGCTGGAGTATGCCAAGGCGGGCATCAGAGTGAACGCCGTGTGTCCGGGTGTCATCCACACTCCGATGCTGGATCGGCTCTTTAGCAGTCAACCCGGAGCGGGCGAGGCCATTACCGCGATGGAGCCGGTGGGACGGCTAGGCAAGCCGGAGGAGATTGCCGCCGCTGCGGTCTGGCTCTTGTCGGACGCGGCTTCCTTCGTGACCGGCTTACCGATGGCGGTCGATGGCGGGCTGATTGCGCAGTAG
- a CDS encoding VOC family protein, with product MAFSEIHHVALAVSNMERSIAFYCDVLGFRKTLDMPMGSPSLDRLLRMRPGTTGRSVILQQGMSTVGEVELVQFSPAPTTPTPAKGAGGLGAFLLSFAVKDEELAAVYQRLLEKGIGCYSEPQDVELPGYGAMRAVVFEDPDGQMIELIQLPSADEIQRARAASRAARQQPTA from the coding sequence ATGGCTTTTAGCGAAATTCATCACGTGGCCCTTGCGGTCAGCAATATGGAACGGTCGATCGCGTTTTACTGCGATGTTCTCGGCTTTCGTAAAACTCTGGATATGCCGATGGGCAGTCCAAGTCTGGACCGGCTGTTGCGCATGCGACCAGGGACGACCGGGCGCTCGGTCATTCTGCAGCAGGGCATGAGCACGGTTGGAGAGGTCGAGTTAGTGCAATTTTCTCCGGCTCCCACGACCCCAACGCCGGCCAAGGGTGCCGGCGGGCTGGGTGCGTTCTTATTGTCGTTCGCGGTCAAGGACGAGGAATTGGCTGCCGTCTACCAGCGGCTGTTGGAGAAGGGCATCGGATGCTATTCCGAGCCGCAAGACGTAGAGTTGCCGGGGTACGGCGCGATGCGGGCGGTAGTGTTCGAGGACCCCGACGGCCAGATGATTGAGTTGATTCAGCTCCCGTCAGCGGACGAGATTCAGCGTGCGCGCGCGGCCTCTCGGGCCGCACGGCAGCAGCCGACGGCCTAG
- a CDS encoding NAD(P)/FAD-dependent oxidoreductase: MANVQQSSTATAQGPIKQYDAVIIGAGVGGLYALHHLRKMGFSVRVYEGAAGVGGTWWWNRYPGARVDGPGSPFYCYTFSEDLVREWDWADTQPDQPSVLAYLEYVADRLDLRRDIQLETWIRDARYDEEKQRWLVETSAGERVCCQFLICAVGTLSAAYKPNIPGIDDFAGECYHTGRWPQEPISFVGKRVGVIGTGSSGVQAIPEIAREAAHLTVFQRTPQYTIPARNRPLDPELVRQVRENWPAIRAQLNASPVGMPIELTKRLASEDTSEQRQALYEELWQKGGFHLLFSSYADILTDKEANRSLADFVRGKIREIVHDPETAEKLMPDYYLGTKRQLLDNGYYETFNRDNVTLIDLRADPIQKITPRGVRTATGEHPLDMIVLATGYDAVTGALVRLNPKGRGGVSLAEKWRTRFNTYLGIGISDFPNLLMIHGPGSPSVLFNMPLGAELESTWISDCMSYLRERGLGAIEPTPDAEQNWDQEVAELANATLYPLTDSWYMGANIPGKPRQFCAHLGGPLYFQRISEVAAKGYEGFVFEQKRNGEVATASWALQETDSETAPGRSASV; this comes from the coding sequence ATGGCAAATGTTCAGCAGTCGTCGACGGCCACCGCTCAGGGGCCGATCAAGCAATATGATGCGGTCATCATCGGGGCAGGCGTCGGTGGTCTCTACGCTCTGCACCATCTACGCAAGATGGGCTTCTCGGTACGGGTCTACGAAGGGGCCGCTGGCGTGGGCGGCACGTGGTGGTGGAACCGCTACCCCGGCGCGCGAGTCGATGGTCCGGGCAGCCCCTTTTATTGTTACACGTTCTCGGAAGATCTCGTGCGGGAGTGGGACTGGGCTGACACCCAGCCCGACCAGCCCTCGGTGCTGGCGTATCTCGAGTACGTGGCCGACCGGCTCGACCTGCGTCGCGACATCCAGCTCGAAACCTGGATACGCGATGCTCGCTACGACGAAGAGAAGCAACGCTGGTTGGTAGAGACCAGCGCAGGCGAACGCGTCTGCTGCCAGTTTCTGATCTGCGCGGTCGGTACCCTTTCGGCGGCGTACAAACCCAACATTCCTGGAATCGACGACTTTGCTGGCGAGTGCTACCACACCGGTCGCTGGCCGCAGGAGCCTATCTCATTTGTCGGCAAGCGGGTTGGCGTGATCGGTACCGGCTCCTCGGGGGTGCAGGCGATTCCCGAGATCGCCCGCGAGGCAGCGCACCTGACGGTGTTCCAGCGTACGCCGCAGTACACCATCCCAGCTCGCAACCGTCCCCTCGACCCCGAGCTGGTGCGGCAGGTCCGTGAGAACTGGCCCGCCATCCGCGCGCAGCTGAACGCGTCCCCTGTGGGTATGCCCATCGAGCTCACCAAGCGCTTGGCCTCCGAGGACACTTCCGAGCAGCGCCAGGCGCTCTACGAAGAACTCTGGCAGAAGGGTGGTTTCCACCTCCTCTTTAGCAGCTATGCCGATATCCTGACCGACAAAGAGGCCAACCGTTCACTGGCTGACTTTGTGCGCGGCAAGATCCGCGAGATCGTGCACGACCCCGAGACCGCCGAGAAATTGATGCCCGACTACTACCTGGGCACCAAACGCCAGCTCCTCGACAACGGCTACTACGAAACCTTCAACCGTGACAACGTCACCCTGATCGATCTGCGTGCAGATCCGATTCAAAAGATCACGCCTAGAGGCGTGCGCACCGCGACGGGCGAGCATCCGCTCGACATGATCGTGCTGGCGACCGGCTACGACGCCGTCACTGGCGCGCTGGTGCGTCTCAACCCGAAGGGGCGCGGTGGCGTCAGCCTGGCGGAGAAGTGGCGCACGCGTTTTAACACTTACCTCGGCATTGGAATATCCGACTTCCCTAACCTCCTTATGATCCATGGCCCTGGGTCACCCTCAGTGCTCTTCAACATGCCACTCGGCGCCGAGCTTGAGTCGACATGGATTAGCGACTGTATGAGCTACTTGCGTGAACGCGGCCTGGGCGCCATCGAGCCGACCCCCGACGCCGAGCAGAACTGGGACCAAGAGGTCGCCGAGCTCGCTAACGCAACGCTCTACCCCCTCACTGATTCCTGGTACATGGGAGCGAACATTCCGGGCAAGCCCCGCCAGTTCTGCGCGCACCTAGGTGGTCCCCTCTACTTCCAGCGCATCTCCGAAGTCGCCGCCAAGGGCTACGAGGGCTTCGTGTTCGAGCAGAAGCGCAATGGGGAGGTCGCCACCGCGTCCTGGGCGCTTCAGGAAACCGATTCGGAGACCGCGCCGGGCCGATCCGCTTCCGTATAA
- a CDS encoding Zn-dependent alcohol dehydrogenase — protein sequence MKAAVLYERKTPLKVEDVDLDAPKAGEVLVKVVANGVCHSDYSVIQGVLPLPLPVVPGHEGAGIVAEVGPGVTLVKPGDHVVLSAVPYCGHCYYCSLGEFVQCDSTVVVMGRGTLADGTSRLHKNGTALHHMAGLSSMAQYAVVAEMACIKIPQEVPLHTACLVGCGVITGVGAAINTANVAAGSSTVVIGCGGVGLNVIQGCVLAGAGTIVAVDLLDNKLEAATQFGATHTINPQRQEVVKTIRSLTEGRGADYAFEVIGLGKTIELAYACIRRRGTAIIVGAAAREDRVTLPAASFLGEKTLKGSAYGSARPRVDLPRLIDLYMKKKLKLDELVTRTYALDDVNEAMTALEKGEVVRSVLVM from the coding sequence ATGAAAGCAGCAGTACTCTATGAACGGAAGACGCCCTTGAAAGTTGAGGACGTTGACCTTGATGCGCCCAAAGCGGGAGAGGTTTTAGTTAAAGTCGTCGCCAATGGCGTGTGCCATAGTGACTATTCGGTGATTCAGGGAGTCTTGCCGCTCCCGTTGCCGGTTGTACCCGGGCATGAAGGCGCAGGCATCGTCGCAGAGGTGGGACCTGGCGTCACGCTGGTGAAGCCGGGAGACCATGTCGTGCTCTCGGCAGTCCCCTATTGTGGCCATTGTTACTACTGCTCGCTTGGTGAGTTCGTGCAGTGCGACAGCACGGTGGTCGTGATGGGTCGAGGGACCCTCGCCGATGGGACATCGCGCCTGCACAAGAACGGGACAGCGCTGCACCATATGGCGGGCCTCTCGAGCATGGCGCAATACGCCGTGGTTGCAGAGATGGCGTGCATCAAGATTCCCCAGGAGGTCCCACTGCACACGGCGTGTTTGGTGGGCTGCGGCGTAATAACGGGTGTTGGGGCGGCGATCAATACCGCCAATGTCGCCGCCGGCAGCAGCACCGTGGTGATTGGCTGTGGCGGCGTCGGCTTAAATGTAATCCAGGGCTGTGTTCTGGCCGGAGCGGGCACAATCGTCGCGGTCGATTTGCTAGACAACAAGCTCGAAGCGGCCACGCAGTTCGGCGCGACCCACACTATTAACCCGCAGCGGCAGGAGGTGGTGAAAACTATTCGTTCACTCACGGAAGGCAGAGGCGCGGATTACGCCTTTGAAGTGATTGGGTTAGGGAAGACGATTGAGCTAGCCTATGCCTGCATCCGTCGGCGAGGAACCGCGATCATTGTCGGTGCGGCGGCACGAGAAGATCGGGTGACACTGCCAGCGGCGAGTTTTCTTGGTGAGAAGACCCTCAAGGGCTCGGCGTATGGGTCGGCGCGGCCGCGCGTGGACTTGCCGCGGCTGATCGATCTGTACATGAAAAAGAAACTCAAGCTCGATGAGTTGGTGACGCGCACCTATGCGCTTGACGACGTGAACGAAGCGATGACCGCCTTGGAGAAGGGTGAAGTTGTCCGCAGCGTCCTCGTCATGTAA
- a CDS encoding amidohydrolase family protein yields MDLHHKTASAAIHARLTHPVIDADGHWIEFEPTLLDYLKQVGGPTMVERYRRNEYSAGLRKWAQMTFEERRARRSLQPAWWAFPTKNSLDRATAMLPHLLYERMADLGLDFAVVYPTLALFFPAMKDKEVRGAAYRAYNLMAADMFRGLDDRLIPAACIPMDTPADALAELEVVVNQLGLKALMLTSLLRRPVEAAQKDGVTNRYATWLDTLGLESQYDYDPVWAKCVELKVTPTFHTASQGVGARATYSNFVYNHIGHFAASGEAVCKSLFLNGVTRRFPTLKFAFLEGGVGWACTLYSDLIGHWKKRNVQALEHTNPANLDTNTIAEYFQRYGTESLTSHLDQLDSIGHQLAGVEAVDDFARCEITRPVDIRDLFVPNFYFGCEPDDPVNAWAFRAKANPFDAKLRALMGSDIGHFDCVDMADVLTEAHELVDEGLLTKDDFRDFVFGNSVRLWAGTNPDFFQGTVIEKQAANYLHSV; encoded by the coding sequence GTGGATCTGCATCACAAAACGGCATCAGCCGCGATCCATGCGCGCCTGACGCATCCAGTCATTGACGCCGACGGCCATTGGATTGAGTTCGAGCCTACCCTGCTCGATTACCTCAAGCAGGTTGGCGGCCCAACCATGGTCGAGCGCTATCGCCGCAACGAGTACTCGGCGGGATTGCGCAAGTGGGCACAGATGACGTTTGAAGAACGGCGCGCACGCCGTTCACTGCAACCTGCCTGGTGGGCTTTTCCTACGAAAAACTCGCTCGACCGTGCGACTGCGATGCTCCCACATCTCCTCTACGAACGGATGGCGGATCTCGGGCTCGACTTTGCGGTCGTCTATCCGACGCTCGCGCTCTTCTTTCCGGCGATGAAAGACAAGGAGGTGCGGGGTGCTGCCTATCGGGCGTACAATCTGATGGCTGCGGACATGTTCCGGGGTCTGGACGATCGCCTCATCCCGGCCGCCTGTATTCCGATGGATACGCCAGCCGACGCGCTCGCAGAGCTGGAGGTGGTCGTCAACCAGCTGGGGTTGAAAGCACTGATGCTCACCAGCCTGCTGCGCCGGCCAGTGGAAGCCGCGCAAAAAGATGGCGTCACGAATCGCTATGCGACGTGGCTCGACACACTAGGGCTGGAGAGCCAATACGACTACGATCCGGTCTGGGCGAAGTGTGTCGAACTCAAAGTGACGCCTACGTTCCATACCGCTTCTCAAGGCGTTGGTGCCCGCGCAACCTATTCCAACTTTGTCTACAACCATATCGGACACTTCGCGGCCTCCGGCGAAGCGGTCTGCAAATCGTTGTTCCTGAATGGCGTCACACGCCGTTTCCCAACACTCAAGTTCGCCTTCCTTGAAGGGGGTGTCGGCTGGGCCTGTACGCTGTACAGCGATCTCATTGGCCACTGGAAGAAGCGCAACGTGCAGGCGCTCGAACATACGAATCCGGCGAACCTCGATACGAACACGATCGCTGAGTATTTCCAGCGCTACGGCACGGAGTCGCTCACCTCACACCTCGACCAGCTTGACTCGATTGGCCATCAGCTTGCCGGTGTCGAGGCAGTCGATGATTTCGCGCGCTGCGAGATCACGCGCCCGGTGGACATCCGCGATTTGTTCGTGCCGAACTTCTATTTTGGCTGTGAGCCCGACGATCCGGTCAACGCATGGGCTTTCCGCGCCAAGGCCAATCCGTTCGACGCCAAGTTGCGTGCCCTCATGGGATCGGATATTGGCCATTTCGACTGTGTGGATATGGCTGACGTCCTCACCGAGGCGCATGAACTCGTTGACGAAGGATTACTGACGAAGGATGATTTCCGCGACTTCGTTTTCGGCAACTCCGTACGTTTATGGGCCGGTACGAATCCGGATTTCTTCCAAGGGACGGTAATCGAAAAGCAAGCTGCGAATTATCTACATTCTGTCTAA